In the Solibacillus sp. FSL K6-1523 genome, one interval contains:
- a CDS encoding sigma-70 family RNA polymerase sigma factor has protein sequence MDERDLANRALAGDEQAFLQLLSLYEDALYRIAYSYLKNEHDTVEAYQEMTYRSLKNIHKLKEPNYLKTWLIRILINICHDMKLKQSRVQLTNEIEQPAQMIPTNDLADIIIKLPLAEQQLIHLKYFEQYKNSEIADVQNIPEGTVKSRLHKTLRKLRGMVGERSEWE, from the coding sequence ATGGACGAACGAGACCTAGCAAATCGTGCACTTGCTGGAGATGAACAGGCGTTTTTACAGCTGCTTTCGCTCTATGAAGATGCACTTTATCGCATTGCATATAGCTATTTGAAAAATGAACATGATACCGTTGAAGCATATCAAGAAATGACATACCGTAGCCTAAAAAACATACATAAGTTGAAAGAACCAAACTATTTGAAAACGTGGTTAATTCGCATTTTGATTAATATTTGCCATGATATGAAATTAAAGCAATCACGTGTTCAATTGACAAATGAAATTGAGCAACCAGCACAAATGATACCGACAAATGATTTAGCCGATATTATCATAAAACTGCCGTTAGCGGAGCAACAACTTATTCATTTAAAGTATTTCGAACAATATAAAAATAGTGAAATTGCGGATGTTCAAAATATTCCAGAAGGTACAGTAAAATCAAGGCTCCATAAAACATTACGCAAACTAAGGGGCATGGTTGGAGAAAGGAGTGAATGGGAATGA
- a CDS encoding Zn-ribbon domain-containing OB-fold protein — MALQVALKPNLFSTHGTKDLPNHPLLKGGKCECGHTFFPLQKYGCEVCGSHGDRINEIELMGRGVIKTFTTVYRNAQEKKSITYGASPTDFLHVPFVLASIILDEGCELMALIDGDGSNLHPGQTVYSTLVSVMENEDNQEILDLRFTPY, encoded by the coding sequence ATGGCACTGCAAGTAGCGCTTAAGCCCAACTTGTTCTCAACCCATGGCACGAAAGATTTACCTAACCATCCATTGTTAAAAGGTGGGAAGTGTGAGTGCGGACATACTTTTTTTCCATTACAAAAATATGGCTGTGAAGTATGTGGTAGCCATGGGGACCGGATAAATGAGATAGAACTCATGGGCAGAGGAGTAATTAAAACTTTTACTACCGTTTATCGAAACGCTCAGGAAAAAAAGTCAATCACATATGGGGCAAGTCCAACTGATTTTTTACATGTACCTTTTGTTCTTGCATCAATTATTTTGGATGAGGGATGTGAGCTCATGGCCTTAATAGATGGCGATGGCAGCAATCTACATCCAGGACAAACGGTATACTCTACACTGGTATCGGTAATGGAAAATGAGGACAATCAAGAAATACTTGATTTGCGATTTACCCCGTACTAA
- a CDS encoding acyl-CoA dehydrogenase family protein, whose protein sequence is MYLRLSEEQKMVQQTIRKFVEKELIPLENEVLRNERAGKPGLSQEKLKELQIKAKESGFWGINTPAEFGGAELGQMMMAIVLMEVSKTFVPFKFGGTADNILYYANEEQKKKYLIPTINGEKKSCFAMTEPDAGSDTRNIKMMAVKDGNEWVLNGEKTFITGGNEADFVMVIAITDKEKHQSSGRDGVTCFIVDREMGWKSEYIDTMGEWGPAGLVFDNVRVPEENILGEINGGYNLGLEWIGFARWIVGARAIGSAERLLQMAIDYAKERKTFGKPIAERQAIQWQIADSAVEIEAAKWLVLNAAFTLDNGEDNRHLASIAKLYGSNMGNNVVDRVLQIHGGIGYTRELPIERWYREARLWRIYDGTDEIQRMIIARNLIKGNVKIGQFM, encoded by the coding sequence ATGTATTTAAGATTGTCAGAAGAGCAAAAAATGGTACAACAAACAATTCGAAAATTTGTGGAGAAAGAGTTAATCCCTCTGGAAAATGAGGTATTAAGAAATGAAAGAGCAGGTAAACCAGGACTATCACAAGAAAAATTAAAAGAACTTCAAATTAAAGCAAAGGAATCTGGTTTTTGGGGAATTAATACACCAGCAGAATTTGGTGGGGCTGAACTCGGCCAAATGATGATGGCAATTGTATTAATGGAGGTTTCTAAAACGTTTGTTCCATTTAAGTTTGGAGGAACAGCAGATAATATTTTATATTATGCGAATGAAGAACAGAAGAAAAAATATTTGATTCCGACGATTAATGGCGAGAAAAAATCTTGTTTTGCCATGACCGAACCAGATGCAGGATCGGATACAAGAAATATAAAGATGATGGCAGTAAAGGATGGTAATGAGTGGGTACTAAATGGTGAGAAAACGTTTATTACGGGAGGGAATGAAGCCGATTTTGTAATGGTAATTGCGATTACAGATAAGGAAAAACATCAAAGCTCAGGTCGAGATGGTGTTACTTGTTTTATCGTAGACAGGGAGATGGGTTGGAAATCTGAGTATATCGATACGATGGGTGAATGGGGACCAGCTGGATTGGTATTCGATAATGTTCGAGTTCCAGAGGAAAATATACTTGGAGAAATTAATGGTGGTTATAACCTTGGTCTAGAGTGGATTGGTTTTGCAAGATGGATTGTAGGCGCAAGAGCAATAGGGTCTGCTGAGAGATTATTGCAAATGGCCATTGATTATGCAAAGGAACGAAAAACTTTTGGTAAGCCGATTGCTGAAAGACAAGCGATACAATGGCAAATTGCTGACTCAGCTGTAGAAATTGAAGCAGCAAAATGGTTAGTTCTAAATGCCGCATTTACACTGGATAACGGCGAAGATAATCGTCATCTTGCTTCTATTGCAAAACTTTATGGTTCCAATATGGGGAACAATGTAGTGGACCGGGTTCTTCAAATTCACGGAGGCATAGGCTATACGAGAGAACTGCCAATTGAACGATGGTATCGAGAAGCGAGATTATGGAGAATTTACGACGGAACAGATGAAATTCAACGCATGATTATTGCGCGTAACTTAATAAAAGGGAATGTGAAAATAGGACAATTCATGTAA
- a CDS encoding MBL fold metallo-hydrolase, translated as MKNYYGVFSVDIPLPFRLNQVNCFIGRGNEGWAIIDTGLNRKVTMDIWKTTFNDLNMNITDIESIFLTHMHIDHYGLAGELQRKSGATVYMSEIDIQLEADFWTEERDVQLKQFYRDNGIEEAKIARMFETEGQLQTWVNPRPKLSTFEDGDFYKIGDLTYQAIHTPGHSDGHFSLYNREEKILFSGDHVLPKITPNISVFPNSSSNPLKEYLESLDQIKELDVNFVIPSHGEPFEDLRGRVEEIKGHHDVRLQQIYESLSTGCFATEVCQKVFGNHLSSYDYPFAFGEILAHLNYLVEIGEIEKEGHRYYRKSTVK; from the coding sequence ATGAAAAATTACTATGGGGTTTTTTCTGTGGATATTCCACTGCCTTTTCGCTTAAATCAAGTCAATTGTTTTATTGGTAGAGGAAATGAAGGGTGGGCCATCATTGATACAGGGCTGAATCGAAAAGTAACAATGGATATTTGGAAAACAACCTTCAACGATTTAAATATGAATATAACCGACATTGAGTCGATCTTTTTGACACATATGCATATTGATCATTATGGACTCGCAGGTGAATTACAACGAAAGTCTGGTGCAACTGTCTATATGTCGGAAATTGATATACAACTAGAAGCCGATTTTTGGACAGAGGAACGTGATGTTCAGTTAAAGCAATTTTATCGAGATAATGGAATAGAGGAAGCGAAAATAGCTCGTATGTTCGAAACAGAGGGTCAGTTACAAACATGGGTAAATCCAAGACCAAAATTGAGTACATTTGAAGATGGCGATTTTTATAAAATTGGAGACCTTACTTATCAGGCTATTCATACACCCGGTCATAGTGATGGTCATTTTAGTTTGTACAATCGTGAGGAGAAAATCCTTTTTTCAGGTGATCATGTTTTACCGAAAATAACACCAAATATTTCTGTATTTCCTAACTCATCATCGAATCCGTTAAAAGAATACTTGGAGTCCCTTGATCAAATTAAAGAACTTGATGTAAATTTTGTAATACCATCACATGGCGAACCTTTCGAAGATTTAAGAGGGAGAGTAGAGGAAATAAAAGGGCATCATGATGTCCGTCTGCAGCAAATTTACGAATCCCTTTCCACTGGTTGTTTTGCCACTGAGGTATGTCAAAAAGTTTTTGGAAATCATCTTAGTTCGTATGACTATCCTTTTGCATTCGGAGAAATTTTGGCCCATTTAAATTATTTAGTTGAGATTGGGGAAATTGAAAAAGAAGGGCACCGATATTACAGAAAGAGCACCGTCAAATAA
- a CDS encoding LysR family transcriptional regulator produces MNLEQLKYIVEVANTKSITIAAQNLHVSQSGISKAISSLEQELGILLFNRSRSGAVPSADGKELIQKAFEIVTKLIEFEEHALEKNREINGALKIAAVPALSSTILLESFQAFHDNHHYFHVDIEEKQTNVIIEEVRQSRINVGMIYLNEGIQQENPDLTFKTLLEAQVYVLVSNHSPLASREKITPHDLLDQSNITFHGEYVKSFYEEISNKYGNINILFTTNNMDIIRKTVAKGKAITLILDLPNKNKHYIDTSDITAIPFVINNKPVMKLMGYVIAKKNISKTAKVFLNIVKEKTLALNTNNIDEEPFYLRETHDFLKKFDC; encoded by the coding sequence ATGAATCTCGAACAATTAAAATATATTGTTGAGGTGGCGAACACAAAGTCCATTACGATTGCCGCGCAAAATTTGCATGTTTCACAATCCGGAATAAGCAAAGCGATTTCTTCATTAGAGCAAGAGTTAGGCATCCTTTTATTTAATCGTTCACGATCAGGAGCAGTACCTTCAGCAGATGGAAAAGAATTAATTCAAAAAGCATTTGAAATTGTCACGAAACTAATAGAATTTGAGGAACACGCACTAGAGAAAAATAGAGAAATAAATGGGGCATTAAAAATTGCAGCAGTCCCAGCATTAAGTAGCACGATACTTCTCGAATCCTTCCAAGCTTTTCATGATAATCACCATTATTTTCATGTTGATATTGAAGAAAAGCAAACAAATGTTATTATCGAAGAAGTTAGACAATCTAGAATCAATGTAGGTATGATCTATTTAAATGAAGGTATACAACAAGAAAATCCAGATTTAACGTTTAAAACCCTTCTTGAAGCCCAAGTATATGTCCTTGTAAGTAATCATTCTCCTTTAGCATCTAGAGAAAAAATTACTCCCCACGATTTACTCGACCAATCAAATATCACCTTTCACGGCGAATACGTAAAATCATTTTATGAAGAGATTTCTAACAAATACGGAAATATTAACATATTATTTACAACAAACAATATGGATATTATCAGAAAAACCGTTGCCAAAGGTAAAGCAATTACACTAATTCTTGATCTACCTAATAAAAATAAACATTATATTGATACCTCGGATATAACAGCTATACCATTTGTAATTAACAACAAACCTGTTATGAAACTTATGGGTTATGTAATAGCAAAGAAGAATATATCAAAAACTGCTAAAGTATTCCTCAATATCGTTAAAGAAAAAACTTTGGCTCTCAACACAAACAACATTGATGAAGAGCCGTTTTATTTACGAGAAACACATGATTTCCTCAAAAAATTTGATTGCTAA
- a CDS encoding class I adenylate-forming enzyme family protein, which translates to MEKLFNGNIIQGSVEHWAQVKPDEAAVIDENGNILKWGDWNEQSNLLAEALAEEGVTEGSTVGVRTQMRLEWFVINRALAKLGCKQVGVNYRLTPGEVKGILADSNAKVLISDDHLPSKLTKELSDVLHVNINEKEFLEIKNYEVIMSNATMKKRFSQMPNPPLIIYTSGTTGAPKGVFLSPEIRQQRAKEIQEYFADVFRMSVRMPTDLNLVTMPFHHSAGPAVSAAAHLVGEPVIILSKFDPERALQLIQEYKITNWTCVPTMIKRLSKLPQEVLNKYDVSSIKIVEVGAAPIPEATKRWAISHFGNCLVEGYGTSEVYMVSTMLPEMQLVKPASSGRMYNHAQVSIRDENNNALPIGEKGEIWVKTPMTIDRYYNREPLGLDTIDEKGFFRTGDIGYLDEEQYLYIADRSKDMIIRGGVNIYPAEIEAAIIKHPDVMDVAIIGIPHDDLGEEIKAFCHLNEGATLTAEELISFCKNELALYKNPSSIEFVDQLPYSAVGKILKRDLRDPFWKDKERSV; encoded by the coding sequence ATGGAAAAATTATTTAATGGAAATATTATTCAGGGCAGTGTAGAACATTGGGCTCAAGTAAAACCAGATGAGGCAGCTGTAATTGATGAAAACGGAAATATTCTGAAGTGGGGAGATTGGAATGAACAATCGAACTTACTTGCAGAGGCTTTGGCAGAGGAAGGCGTGACAGAGGGATCAACAGTCGGGGTAAGGACACAAATGCGCCTTGAGTGGTTTGTGATTAACAGAGCATTAGCTAAGCTTGGTTGCAAACAAGTGGGCGTTAACTATCGTTTAACTCCAGGTGAGGTAAAGGGGATTTTGGCGGATAGTAATGCGAAAGTGCTTATTTCTGATGATCATTTACCATCAAAATTAACGAAAGAATTATCAGATGTTTTACACGTCAATATTAATGAAAAAGAATTTTTGGAAATTAAAAATTATGAAGTGATTATGAGTAATGCAACGATGAAAAAACGATTCAGCCAAATGCCAAATCCACCTTTAATCATCTATACATCGGGAACAACTGGCGCTCCGAAGGGGGTATTTTTAAGTCCAGAAATCCGACAGCAACGTGCTAAAGAAATACAAGAATACTTTGCAGATGTATTTCGAATGAGTGTAAGAATGCCTACAGATTTAAATTTAGTTACAATGCCATTTCATCATTCCGCAGGTCCAGCTGTATCGGCAGCAGCCCATTTAGTTGGGGAACCAGTCATTATACTTTCCAAGTTTGATCCAGAAAGAGCTTTACAACTTATTCAGGAATACAAGATTACGAATTGGACATGTGTGCCTACGATGATTAAACGGTTGTCCAAGCTTCCACAAGAAGTACTTAATAAATACGATGTTTCGTCCATAAAAATAGTAGAGGTTGGAGCAGCACCTATTCCAGAAGCTACTAAAAGATGGGCAATCAGTCATTTTGGAAACTGCTTGGTAGAGGGATACGGTACATCTGAGGTCTATATGGTAAGCACAATGTTACCGGAGATGCAGCTTGTTAAACCAGCATCTTCTGGTCGTATGTATAATCATGCTCAAGTGAGTATTCGTGATGAAAATAATAATGCATTACCTATTGGCGAAAAGGGAGAGATTTGGGTCAAAACGCCAATGACAATTGATCGTTATTATAATCGGGAACCACTTGGCTTGGATACGATTGATGAAAAAGGTTTTTTCAGAACAGGGGACATCGGGTATTTGGATGAAGAGCAGTACCTTTATATCGCTGACCGTAGTAAGGACATGATTATTAGGGGCGGTGTTAACATATACCCTGCTGAAATTGAAGCAGCCATTATAAAGCATCCTGATGTAATGGATGTAGCTATAATTGGGATACCACACGATGATTTGGGAGAAGAAATAAAGGCTTTTTGTCATTTAAATGAAGGGGCGACTTTAACAGCAGAAGAATTGATTTCGTTTTGCAAAAATGAGCTTGCTTTATATAAAAATCCTAGTTCGATTGAATTTGTTGACCAGCTACCTTACAGTGCAGTGGGCAAAATTCTTAAACGTGATCTCAGAGACCCATTTTGGAAGGATAAAGAAAGATCCGTGTAA
- a CDS encoding thiolase family protein: MRKTLKNHRPVYVVGIGLHRYQPMSDKSYVELGLAAIREALDDAKMMWHDVESSYIATTSLGMASGRVMLRHLGASSAPLVHIENASASGSSAFRQACLEVASGFSDTALAMGVDKPHRIKLARERTGIDDLTHNSVAAFSHFALIANEYMHKHKIKPEQIAKVAVKNHRNGSLNPYAHRQKERTLDEILSEPAISGSLTRLECCPVGEGASAVIIASEEGIKRLGIDPNRAIRVTASTSRSENVLTPGADIDTALTKETATIALKEAGVNIKNVDVFEFHEAFSIEELLYIEALGICKEGTAVHFLEEGVFDIGGKQAISASGGLIAMGHPLGPTGIGQIVEVTRQLRHEAGARQQPNAKIGLAHMLGLGSVCTVHILERP; this comes from the coding sequence ATGAGAAAAACATTAAAGAATCATCGACCAGTTTATGTTGTAGGTATTGGCTTGCATCGCTACCAGCCGATGAGTGATAAAAGCTATGTAGAATTAGGTCTTGCAGCCATTCGAGAAGCACTGGATGATGCAAAAATGATGTGGCATGATGTTGAATCATCTTATATAGCAACGACAAGTTTAGGTATGGCATCTGGACGGGTTATGTTGAGGCATCTTGGGGCATCTAGTGCACCATTAGTTCATATTGAAAATGCGTCAGCCTCTGGATCGAGTGCATTTCGTCAGGCATGTTTAGAGGTAGCGTCAGGGTTTAGTGATACAGCATTAGCAATGGGCGTAGATAAACCACACCGAATAAAGCTTGCAAGAGAGAGAACTGGAATAGATGATTTAACCCATAATTCAGTTGCTGCATTTTCACACTTTGCATTGATAGCAAATGAATATATGCATAAACATAAGATTAAGCCAGAACAAATTGCGAAGGTCGCAGTGAAAAATCATCGGAATGGTTCTCTAAATCCTTATGCTCATCGTCAAAAAGAACGAACATTAGATGAAATACTCTCAGAGCCAGCTATTTCAGGTTCTTTGACAAGGTTGGAGTGCTGTCCAGTAGGAGAAGGTGCTTCAGCAGTTATTATTGCATCGGAAGAAGGTATTAAAAGGCTTGGCATTGATCCTAATAGAGCAATACGTGTAACGGCTTCTACATCTCGAAGTGAAAATGTTTTAACACCGGGTGCTGATATTGATACCGCGTTAACGAAGGAAACAGCCACAATAGCTTTGAAAGAAGCAGGCGTTAATATTAAAAATGTCGATGTATTTGAATTTCATGAAGCATTTAGTATTGAAGAATTACTATATATCGAAGCACTTGGGATATGTAAAGAAGGAACAGCTGTTCATTTTTTAGAAGAAGGAGTATTTGATATTGGTGGGAAGCAAGCGATTAGCGCTTCTGGTGGGCTGATTGCTATGGGACATCCACTCGGTCCAACAGGTATTGGACAAATAGTTGAAGTGACGAGACAACTTCGACACGAGGCAGGTGCAAGGCAACAACCAAATGCAAAAATTGGTCTTGCCCATATGCTTGGGTTAGGAAGTGTTTGTACCGTTCACATCCTCGAGAGACCATAA